A single genomic interval of Terriglobia bacterium harbors:
- a CDS encoding carboxypeptidase-like regulatory domain-containing protein, giving the protein MSPSLFRRAMSSVLVVAIALLVADLPALAGSNAVFRGRVLDADGVSPRPGVVVTLVDESGRKTFDSAPADARGYFRIDAAPAGTYAVVARASEGAFLAASSLTLDSGSNKPLALALKAGAGGGGEAPRRDKISGWLKWAIVGGIAVGALIVADAITKEETPASPL; this is encoded by the coding sequence ATGTCACCCAGCTTGTTCCGGCGTGCGATGTCGAGCGTTCTCGTCGTGGCCATCGCGCTACTGGTCGCGGACCTTCCGGCCCTGGCCGGCTCGAACGCCGTGTTTCGCGGGCGAGTCCTGGACGCCGACGGGGTGAGCCCCCGCCCCGGTGTCGTGGTGACCCTCGTGGACGAGAGCGGCCGGAAGACCTTCGACTCCGCTCCCGCGGACGCCCGCGGCTACTTCCGGATCGACGCCGCCCCCGCCGGGACGTACGCCGTGGTCGCGCGCGCGTCCGAGGGGGCGTTCCTGGCGGCCAGCTCCCTGACCCTCGACTCCGGGTCGAACAAGCCTCTCGCTCTCGCGCTCAAGGCCGGGGCCGGCGGGGGCGGCGAGGCTCCGCGTCGCGACAAGATCTCCGGCTGGCTCAAGTGGGCGATCGTGGGCGGGATCGCCGTCGGGGCCCTCATCGTGGCCGACGCGATCACCAAAGAGGAAACCCCCGCGAGCCCGCTGTAG
- a CDS encoding glycosyltransferase family 2 protein: MPLLSIVIPVYNEESTIATILDAVLAAPLPAGVEREVIVVDDASTDATAARLADFRAEPRVRAFRQEANRGKGAALRRGFEESLGDLVVVQDADLEYDPCEYPKLLAPILEGKADVVYGSRFMGGDAHRVLFFWHSVGNRALTLFSNALTNLNLTDMETCYKLFRADVLRRIRLEEDRFGFEPEVTAKVARLDARIYEVGISYAGRTYKEGKKISWKDGFRALWCILKYGLMRP; the protein is encoded by the coding sequence GTGCCGCTTCTGTCCATCGTGATCCCTGTCTACAACGAAGAGAGCACGATCGCGACGATCCTCGACGCGGTGCTCGCCGCGCCGCTGCCCGCCGGCGTCGAGCGGGAAGTGATCGTGGTGGACGACGCGAGCACCGACGCGACGGCGGCCCGTTTGGCCGACTTCCGGGCCGAGCCCCGCGTCCGCGCATTCCGGCAGGAGGCGAATCGCGGCAAGGGGGCCGCGCTCCGGCGCGGGTTCGAGGAGTCCCTCGGCGACCTCGTCGTCGTCCAGGACGCGGATCTCGAGTACGACCCGTGCGAGTACCCGAAGCTGCTGGCCCCGATCCTCGAGGGCAAGGCCGACGTCGTGTACGGCTCGAGGTTCATGGGGGGCGACGCGCATCGCGTGCTGTTCTTCTGGCACTCCGTCGGGAATCGCGCGCTCACGCTCTTCTCGAACGCGCTCACCAACCTGAACCTGACCGACATGGAGACCTGCTACAAGCTGTTCCGCGCGGACGTCCTGCGCCGGATCCGCCTGGAGGAGGACCGGTTCGGATTCGAGCCCGAGGTGACCGCGAAGGTCGCGCGGCTCGACGCCCGGATCTACGAGGTCGGGATCTCGTACGCCGGCCGGACGTACAAGGAAGGGAAGAAGATCAGCTGGAAGGACGGATTCCGCGCCCTCTGGTGCATTCTCAAGTACGGCCTGATGCGGCCGTGA